In Gossypium hirsutum isolate 1008001.06 chromosome D06, Gossypium_hirsutum_v2.1, whole genome shotgun sequence, one genomic interval encodes:
- the LOC107900543 gene encoding probable leucine-rich repeat receptor-like protein kinase IMK3, with the protein MATQKQDCCSHYTKEKWKGISLFTHIFFLVCFFIQPVSSDKGGWDGVVVTAADFHALQAFKQELIDPKGFLKSWNDSGYGACSGGWAGIKCARGQVIVIQLPWKGLGGRITEKIGQLQALRKLSLHDNLIEGSIPRALGIIPDLRGVQLFNNRLSGSVPATLGSCPLLQTLDLSNNSLTGVIPESLVNSTKLYRLNLSFNSFSGSIPVSFTRSTSLIFLALQHNNLSGSIPDSWGSNATQKKRFCPLRYLTLDHNFLSGTMPASLGMLSELQEVSLSHNQITGPLPNDLARLSRLRNLDLSNNAINGSLPVSLSNLSSLVVLNLQGNGLEDQIPESISGLHNLSVLVLKRNKLSGPIPASVGNISSLTQLDLSENKLSGQIPFSIANLKGLNTLNVSYNNLSGPVPAPLSQKFNSSSFVGNLELCGYSGSSLCPSPAPSQNLPSSPSEEPRHKHGKLSTKDIILIAAGALLIVLLVVCLILLCFLIRRRGTSKAKEGQTTTRTAAASAAARGEKGIPPSAGEVEAGGEAGGKLVHFDGPMVFTADDLLCATAEIMGKSTYGTVYKATLEDGNQVAVKRLREKITKGQKEFESEVNVLGKIRHPNLLALRAYYLGPKGEKLLVFDYMPKGSLATFLHARGPETPIDWPTRMRIAKGVTRGLMYLHTQENIIHGNLTSSNVLLDEDTSAKISDFGLSRLMTAAANANVIATAGALGYRAPELSKLKKANTKTDAYSLGVIILELLTGKSPGEAMNGVDLPQWVASIVKEEWTNEVFDLELMRDASSIGDELLNTLKLGLHCVDPSPSARPEVHQVLQQLEEIRPESETPASSAPSGDDGAGGVPSTSE; encoded by the exons ATGGCAACGCAAAAACAAGATTGTTGCTCACATTATACAAAGGAGAAATGGAAGGGTATTTCTCTTTTTACCCACattttctttcttgtttgtttcttCATTCAACCGGTCTCCAGTGATAAGGGGGGTTGGGATGGTGTTGTTGTCACGGCAGCGGATTTCCATGCACTTCAAGCGTTTAAGCAAGAGCTAATTGATCCCAAAGGGTTCTTGAAAAGCTGGAACGATAGTGGCTATGGTGCTTGTTCTGGTGGTTGGGCTGGTATCAAGTGTGCTCGAGGTCAAGTCATTGTTATTCAACTTCCATGGAAAGGATTAGGTGGGAGAATCACTGAGAAAATTGGTCAGCTTCAAGCTCTTCGTAAGCTTAGCCTCCATGATAATCTCATTGAAGGCTCTATCCCTCGTGCATTAGGCATTATTCCTGATCTTAGAGGTgttcaattattcaataataggCTTTCAGGCTCGGTCCCTGCTACATTAGGTTCATGCCCTTTGCTTCAAACTCTTGACCTTAGTAATAATTCACTCACTGGGGTAATCCCTGAGAGTCTTGTGAACTCTACTAAGCTTTATAGACTCAACCTTAGCTTCAATTCCTTTTCAGGATCGATCCCTGTTAGTTTCACTCGTTCTACTTCTCTTATTTTTCTTGCCCTTCAACACAACAACCTTTCTGGTTCAATCCCAGATTCTTGGGGTTCAAATGCAACCCAAAAGAAACGCTTTTGTCCACTTCGATACTTAACCCTTGACCATAACTTCCTCTCTGGAACCATGCCTGCCTCTTTGGGAATGTTGAGTGAGCTACAAGAAGTGTCTCTTAGCCACAATCAGATTACTGGACCCTTACCAAATGACTTAGCAAGGCTTTCTAGGCTTAGAAATCTAGACCTTTCTAACAATGCAATCAATGGAAGTTTGCCAGTTAGTCTCTCAAATCTTTCCTCTCTTGTTGTTTTAAATCTGCAAGGCAATGGTCTTGAAGACCAAATCCCAGAATCTATTTCCGGTTTGCATAACCTTTCTGTTCTTGTTTTGAAGAGAAACAAATTGAGTGGTCCAATTCCAGCATCTGTTGGGAACATTTCCAGTTTGACTCAACTTGATTTGTCAGAGAACAAGCTCAGTGGACAAATCCCATTTTCTATTGCAAATCTTAAAGGTCTTAACACCTTAAATGTTTCATATAACAACCTCTCTGGTCCTGTTCCAGCTCCACTTTCCCAAAAGTTCAACTCAAGCTCTTTTGTGGGGAATCTTGAGTTATGTGGATATAGCGGGTCATCTCTATGCCCTTCACCAGCACCTTCCCAAAACCTACCTTCATCACCCTCTGAGGAACCAAGACATAAACATGGAAAACTGAGTACCAAAGATATAATCCTAATTGCTGCAGGAGCCCTTCTTATAGTTCTCCTTGTTGTTTGCTTGATTTTGCTTTGCTTCTTGATCAGAAGAAGGGGTACATCAAAAGCCAAAGAGGGTCAAACAACAACCAGAACTGCTGCTGCTTCAGCAGCTGCAAGAGGTGAGAAGGGAATTCCACCTTCAGCTGGTGAAGTTGAAGCAGGTGGAGAAGCTGGGGGGAAACTAGTTCATTTTGATGGGCCCATGGTTTTCACTGCTGATGATCTTCTATGTGCCACTGCTGAGATTATGGGGAAAAGCACCTATGGGACTGTTTATAAGGCCACATTAGAGGATGGGAACCAGGTAGCAGTGAAGAGATTGAGAGAAAAGATCACCAAAGGTCAAAAAGAATTTGAAAGTGAGGTCAATGTGCTAGGCAAAATCCGGCACCCCAATCTTCTGGCTTTGAGAGCTTATTACTTAGGACCTAAAGGAGAGAAGCTTCTTGTTTTCGATTACATGCCTAAAGGGAGTCTTGCAACATTCCTTCATG CTCGAGGGCCTGAGACACCCATTGATTGGCCAACAAGGATGAGAATAGCAAAGGGTGTTACAAGAGGTCTGATGTACCTTCACACTCAAGAAAACATCATCCATGGGAACCTTACATCAAGCAATGTCTTACTTGATGAGGACACAAGTGCTAAAATATCAGATTTTGGCCTTTCTCGTCTAATGACAGCTGCTGCAAATGCAAATGTAATTGCGACCGCAGGAGCGTTAGGTTACCGAGCACCGGAGCTTTCGAAGCTCAAGAAAGCCAACACAAAAACTGATGCCTATAGCCTTGGTGTTATCATATTAGAACTCCTAACAGGGAAGTCCCCCGGAGAGGCAATGAATGGAGTGGATTTGCCACAATGGGTTGCCTCAATAGTTAAAGAAGAGTGGACAAATGAAGTGTTTGATCTCGAGTTAATGAGGGATGCATCTTCCATTGGTGATGAGTTGCTCAACACTTTGAAACTGGGTTTACATTGCGTGGACCCATCGCCATCGGCAAGACCCGAAGTTCATCAGGTTCTCCAGCAGCTAGAAGAGATTAGACCAGAGAGTGAGACACCTGCTAGCTCTGCACCTTCTGGTGATGATGGAGCTGGAGGAGTTCCTTCAACAAGCGAGTGA